The Phacochoerus africanus isolate WHEZ1 chromosome 15, ROS_Pafr_v1, whole genome shotgun sequence genome has a segment encoding these proteins:
- the LOC125116694 gene encoding cytochrome b-c1 complex subunit 9, producing MAAPTLTARLYSLLFRRTSTFALTIAVGALFFERAFDQGADAIYEHINQGKLWKHIKHKYENKE from the exons ATGGCTGCCCCGACGTTGACTGCGAGGTTGTACTCCCTGCTGTTTCGCAGGACCTCTACCTTCGCCCTCACGATCGCCGTGGGCGCTCTATTCTTCGAGCGCGCCTTCGATCAAGGCGCGGACGCGATCTACGAACACATCAACCAGGGG AAGCTGTGGAAACACATCAAGCACAAGTATGAGAACAAGGAGTAG